A single genomic interval of Granulicella tundricola MP5ACTX9 harbors:
- a CDS encoding MarR family winged helix-turn-helix transcriptional regulator, which yields MPGKESFNKHIRKSLPELLGSVLDIVGIFNSPERDAAMLESAGLTLERALYPLLVLIGKYGPIGVVDLGERVGRDYTTVSRQVARLEELGLVTRRAGSTDRRTREATVTREGKAATNAVDAARERLALKMFRNWSRPDYDQLLRLTRMLADGLDVTPAPGSKLAERMAAKTSGK from the coding sequence ATGCCAGGGAAAGAATCGTTCAATAAACATATCCGCAAGTCGTTGCCGGAGCTGCTCGGCTCAGTGCTGGATATCGTCGGCATCTTCAATAGCCCGGAGCGCGACGCGGCCATGCTGGAGAGCGCAGGCCTCACCCTCGAACGCGCCCTCTACCCGCTCCTCGTGCTCATCGGAAAGTACGGCCCCATCGGCGTCGTTGACCTCGGGGAACGCGTCGGACGCGACTACACCACCGTCAGCCGCCAGGTCGCGCGCCTGGAAGAGCTTGGCCTGGTCACTCGTCGCGCCGGTTCAACCGACCGCCGCACCCGCGAAGCGACCGTCACACGAGAGGGTAAGGCCGCAACCAATGCCGTCGACGCCGCACGCGAACGCCTGGCATTGAAGATGTTCCGAAACTGGTCTCGCCCCGATTACGACCAGCTTCTCAGACTGACAAGAATGTTGGCCGATGGCCTGGATGTGACGCCGGCACCGGGATCGAAGCTGGCAGAAAGAATGGCTGCGAAGACCTCAGGGAAATAG
- a CDS encoding threonine ammonia-lyase gives MSQPTYVTLSEIQSAAARISGAAIRTPLTQLPGTSIWIKAESAQPIGSFKLRGAYNTIAQLTPEQLRLGVITYSSGNHAQGVAFAARALNSKAVIVMPDNAPQVKIDATRALGAEVVFVGPASSARKLKAEELSAAHGYTIIPPYDHPHIIAGQATCALEILQELPDVDLILSPVSGGGLLSGTATCVKQAAAAGLAKPTVQVWGCEPELAADAKESFDTKTLVEWPAALTTRTIGDGLRTQSLGQLNFHHILKFVDGIVTVTEDEIYAAMRRLLKDTDLVPEPSGAVTLAAALFHAHQLPAAAKTAVILSGGNIDPKLLESLK, from the coding sequence ATGTCCCAGCCAACCTACGTCACCCTCTCCGAGATCCAGTCCGCAGCCGCCCGCATCTCTGGCGCAGCCATCCGCACGCCCCTCACCCAACTCCCCGGCACCAGCATCTGGATCAAGGCCGAGTCCGCACAGCCCATCGGCTCCTTCAAGCTTCGCGGCGCCTACAACACCATCGCCCAGCTCACCCCGGAGCAGCTTCGCCTCGGCGTCATCACCTACTCCTCCGGCAACCACGCCCAGGGCGTCGCCTTCGCCGCCCGAGCCCTCAACTCCAAAGCTGTTATCGTCATGCCCGACAACGCCCCTCAGGTCAAAATAGACGCCACCCGAGCCCTCGGCGCAGAAGTCGTCTTCGTCGGCCCCGCCAGCTCCGCCCGCAAGCTCAAGGCAGAAGAACTCTCCGCCGCCCACGGCTACACCATCATCCCGCCCTACGATCACCCCCACATCATCGCCGGCCAGGCTACCTGCGCCCTTGAGATCCTCCAGGAACTCCCGGACGTCGACCTCATCCTCTCCCCCGTCTCCGGCGGCGGTCTCCTCAGCGGCACCGCCACCTGCGTCAAGCAGGCTGCGGCAGCCGGCCTTGCCAAGCCCACCGTCCAGGTCTGGGGCTGCGAGCCCGAACTCGCCGCCGACGCCAAGGAATCCTTCGACACCAAAACCCTCGTCGAGTGGCCCGCCGCCCTCACCACCCGCACCATCGGCGACGGCCTCCGCACCCAATCCCTCGGCCAACTCAACTTCCATCACATCCTCAAATTCGTCGACGGCATCGTCACCGTCACCGAGGACGAGATCTACGCCGCCATGCGCCGCCTCCTCAAAGACACTGACTTGGTCCCCGAACCCAGCGGAGCCGTCACCCTAGCCGCCGCCCTCTTCCACGCGCACCAGCTCCCCGCCGCCGCCAAAACCGCCGTCATCCTGAGCGGAGGCAACATAGACCCGAAACTACTTGAATCTCTGAAGTAG
- a CDS encoding undecaprenyl-diphosphate phosphatase, with the protein MPILQVIILAIVQGLAELLPVSSSAHVVVAEKLMGLDPTSPQMTLLLVMLHTGTMFAVIVYFWRRWVHTYFRSSAAFTSVVVRIAVATILTGVIGYPIQKVIEKVMFHGAPKAEIEQLFGRLDLIAIALFFVGLLILFAGLAERRSMTGRTTGASDEDMSLGQAGIIGATQGLSLPFRGFSRSGSTISAGMLAGVARESAETFSFALAVVLTPAVLAREGMRLVKFSHEAAAAGTPLDLHGAIGSSVLGMILAFVAGLAGLKWLSSWLEAGRWYLFGIYCLVMSAVVFFLHTRGY; encoded by the coding sequence ATGCCGATCCTCCAGGTCATCATCCTTGCCATCGTGCAGGGACTCGCCGAACTTCTGCCCGTCTCCAGCTCCGCGCACGTCGTCGTAGCAGAAAAGCTCATGGGCCTCGATCCCACCTCCCCCCAGATGACCCTCCTGCTGGTCATGCTCCACACCGGCACCATGTTCGCCGTCATCGTCTACTTCTGGCGTCGCTGGGTCCACACCTACTTCCGTTCCTCCGCCGCCTTCACCAGCGTCGTCGTCCGCATCGCCGTCGCCACCATCCTCACCGGCGTCATCGGCTACCCCATCCAGAAGGTCATTGAGAAGGTCATGTTCCACGGCGCGCCCAAGGCCGAGATCGAACAGCTCTTTGGCCGCCTCGATCTCATCGCCATCGCTCTCTTCTTCGTCGGCCTCCTCATCCTCTTCGCCGGCCTCGCAGAGCGCCGCAGCATGACCGGCCGCACCACCGGCGCATCGGATGAGGACATGTCCCTCGGCCAGGCCGGCATCATCGGCGCAACCCAGGGCCTCTCGCTTCCCTTCCGCGGCTTCTCCCGCTCCGGCTCCACTATCTCCGCCGGAATGCTCGCCGGCGTAGCCCGCGAATCAGCCGAAACCTTCAGCTTCGCACTCGCCGTCGTCCTCACCCCCGCCGTCCTCGCCCGTGAAGGGATGCGCCTCGTCAAGTTCTCCCACGAAGCCGCCGCCGCAGGCACCCCGCTTGATCTCCACGGAGCCATCGGCAGCAGCGTCCTCGGCATGATCCTCGCCTTCGTCGCAGGTCTCGCCGGCCTGAAGTGGCTCTCGAGTTGGCTCGAAGCCGGCCGCTGGTACCTCTTCGGCATCTACTGCCTCGTAATGAGCGCGGTCGTCTTCTTCCTCCACACCCGCGGCTACTAA
- a CDS encoding esterase/lipase family protein, translating into MKRHPHCTTCLQLFLPLLLLFLHASPSFPQAPRARVIVFVHGLHGDRSSWRAANGAYWPDLVKSDPHFALSDVDVVEYPSPASNGKSSSIQLADILWNRLKQDHVWDHREVVFLAHSLGGILVEEMLLRHPAEAARVKFVVSYGTPHEGSTVARFASIYDKDPILNDLSDATSNTFLTNLESSWRGTPTVNSIHRFCAYESEDTTPEDGIARYLKPHTRVVSYFSATYGCDVTTPPQEIHADHIHMIKPLDRNSAAYDFFRRVYRDNPILEEQIVTRDNVIAGLTAGCGQANSNVDLQVPIALDSTFHERVTAVTASLVNMTDVHDIDPDPPIVTGIDPSGVAHIDYGFKGPGKTLLVCLGTARASLKVQFTINRQIPIREPQN; encoded by the coding sequence ATGAAGAGACACCCTCACTGCACCACCTGCCTCCAGCTTTTTCTCCCCCTCCTCCTGCTCTTCCTCCATGCCTCCCCATCCTTCCCCCAGGCCCCACGTGCCCGCGTCATCGTCTTCGTCCACGGCCTCCACGGTGACCGCTCCTCCTGGCGAGCCGCCAACGGAGCCTACTGGCCAGACCTCGTAAAATCAGACCCCCACTTCGCCCTCTCAGACGTTGACGTCGTCGAGTACCCATCCCCCGCCTCCAACGGCAAGTCCTCCAGCATCCAGTTAGCCGACATCCTCTGGAACCGCCTCAAGCAGGATCACGTCTGGGATCATCGCGAGGTCGTCTTCCTCGCCCACAGCCTCGGCGGCATCCTCGTCGAAGAGATGCTCCTCCGTCATCCCGCCGAAGCCGCCCGCGTCAAATTCGTCGTCTCCTACGGCACCCCGCACGAAGGCTCCACCGTCGCCCGCTTCGCCTCCATCTACGACAAAGACCCCATCCTCAACGATCTCAGCGACGCCACCAGCAACACCTTCCTCACCAACCTCGAAAGCAGTTGGCGCGGCACCCCGACCGTCAATTCCATCCATCGCTTCTGCGCCTACGAGTCCGAGGACACCACCCCAGAGGACGGCATCGCCCGCTACCTCAAGCCCCACACCCGCGTCGTCAGCTACTTCAGCGCCACCTACGGCTGTGACGTCACCACCCCGCCCCAGGAGATCCACGCCGATCACATCCACATGATCAAGCCGCTTGACCGCAACTCCGCCGCCTACGACTTCTTCCGCCGCGTCTACCGCGACAACCCCATCCTCGAAGAGCAGATCGTCACCCGCGACAACGTCATCGCCGGTCTCACAGCCGGCTGCGGCCAGGCCAACAGCAACGTAGATCTTCAGGTCCCCATCGCCCTGGACAGCACCTTCCACGAGCGAGTCACCGCCGTCACCGCCTCCCTCGTCAACATGACCGACGTCCACGACATTGATCCCGACCCACCCATCGTCACCGGCATCGACCCCTCCGGCGTAGCCCACATCGACTACGGCTTCAAAGGCCCC
- a CDS encoding nuclear transport factor 2 family protein gives MANTQRVIARAYSAFNERDIDSALALMSETVSWPKASEGGRVVGKEEIREYWTRQWQEFDPHVEPVEVIDREDGKTEVRVHQLVKSLGGEVLADGEVWHVHMIVDGLIERMDLKENEAGAGAAPSAAFAKH, from the coding sequence ATGGCGAATACGCAGAGAGTGATCGCGCGGGCTTACTCGGCCTTCAACGAACGTGACATCGACAGCGCACTGGCGCTGATGAGTGAGACTGTGAGCTGGCCCAAGGCGAGCGAGGGCGGGCGTGTGGTCGGGAAGGAAGAGATTCGTGAGTACTGGACGCGGCAGTGGCAGGAGTTCGATCCGCATGTGGAGCCAGTTGAGGTGATCGACCGCGAGGATGGCAAGACTGAGGTCAGGGTTCATCAGCTTGTGAAGAGTCTGGGCGGGGAAGTACTCGCGGACGGCGAGGTCTGGCACGTTCATATGATTGTGGATGGATTGATTGAGCGGATGGACCTCAAGGAGAACGAGGCGGGTGCGGGCGCGGCTCCGTCTGCGGCGTTCGCCAAGCACTAG
- the trhO gene encoding oxygen-dependent tRNA uridine(34) hydroxylase TrhO, with protein MVYTIAAFYRFVAVADPAGLREEMAGLFTEEELWGTMLIAGEGVNGTMAGEAGTISRLIETLGAKVGLEAGDVKFSYADERPFGRLKIKVKDEIIAFRKAVVDPSQAGTYVEARDWNALIADPEVLVLDTRNKYEYEAGTFAAAVDPGIENFSEFATFVKERLDPERHKRVAMFCTGGIRCEKASAFMLQEGFGEVYHLKGGILKYLEEVPEAESRWSGDCFVFDRRRGVGHEDFEG; from the coding sequence ATGGTTTATACGATTGCGGCGTTTTATCGTTTTGTTGCGGTGGCCGATCCTGCGGGGTTGCGGGAGGAGATGGCGGGGCTGTTTACCGAAGAGGAGCTTTGGGGGACGATGCTGATCGCGGGTGAGGGCGTGAACGGCACGATGGCGGGGGAGGCGGGGACGATCTCGCGGCTGATAGAAACGCTGGGGGCGAAGGTCGGGTTGGAGGCTGGGGATGTGAAGTTTTCTTATGCCGATGAGAGGCCTTTTGGGCGGCTGAAGATCAAGGTGAAGGACGAGATCATTGCGTTTCGCAAGGCGGTCGTCGATCCGTCACAGGCTGGGACGTATGTGGAGGCTCGGGATTGGAATGCGCTGATTGCGGACCCGGAGGTCTTGGTGCTTGATACGCGGAACAAGTATGAGTATGAGGCGGGGACGTTTGCTGCGGCGGTCGATCCGGGGATTGAGAATTTCTCAGAGTTTGCGACGTTTGTGAAGGAGCGGCTGGACCCGGAGCGGCATAAAAGGGTGGCTATGTTTTGTACGGGTGGGATTCGGTGTGAGAAGGCTTCGGCTTTCATGTTGCAGGAGGGGTTCGGTGAGGTGTATCACCTGAAGGGTGGGATTCTGAAGTACCTGGAAGAGGTTCCGGAGGCGGAGAGCCGGTGGAGTGGGGATTGCTTTGTGTTCGACCGGCGGCGGGGGGTGGGGCATGAGGACTTTGAGGGGTGA